A section of the Citrus sinensis cultivar Valencia sweet orange chromosome 8, DVS_A1.0, whole genome shotgun sequence genome encodes:
- the LOC102624539 gene encoding phosphoinositide phospholipase C 2-like isoform X2 — protein MSKQAFQICFFFKRIFKLRVAEPPEEIKQLFDQFSENGTMSVDNLLKFMIDYQKEETAKKEDAQEIFNSLKHLNIFQRKGLHFDAFFRYLYGDHNLPIPNKVHHDMDSPLAHYFLYTGHNSYLTGNQLSSDSSSKPIIKALRRGVRVIELDLWPNSEKNDVEVCHGGTLTAPVDLNKCLHAIRDNAFDASEYPVVITFEDHLPPNLQDKVAKMVTKTFGTMLYRPESENLEEFPSPNSLKRKILISTKPPKEYLQTQDSKGKGNAQMLKTSSKKEVAQTERLYSRTGSDTIDEGQVDEGELIEEEDEENAVPEYTNLIAIHATKLKDGLAKVLGSDQSKAKRLSMSEQQLENAINIHGSEIVRFTQRNLLRIYPKGTRILSTNYDPHVGWGYGAQMVAFNMQGTGKYLWIMQGMFRANGGCGYVKKPEFLLKDGLQSDVFYPNEPSHVQTHLKVKIYQGEGWHLDFGRTAFDQCSPPDFFIKLGIAGVPADRDKREKSRVVVDQWAPVWNEEFTFPLAVPELAVLRIEVFDYDQAKKNDFAGQTCLPVSELKSGIRAVPLHNGKGAQYRHTRLLMRFQFD, from the exons ATGTCGAAGCAGGCTTTCCAAATCTGCTTCTTCTTCAAGAGAATATTCAAGCTCAGGGTGGCAGAACCTCCAGAAGAAATCAAGCAACTCTTTGATCAGTTCTCAGAAAATGGCACCATGAGTGTTGACAACTTGCTGAAGTTTATGATTGACTATCAAAAAGAGGAGACTGCCAAGAAAGAAGATGCACAAGAAATCTTCAATAGTCTCAAGCACCTCAACATCTTCCAGCGAAAAGGACTCCATTTCGATGCCTTCTTTCGATATCTCTATGGTGACCATAATCTTCCAATCCCTAATAAG GTGCACCACGATATGGATTCTCCGTTGGCACATTATTTCTTATACACAGGCCATAACTCATACTTAACTGGAAATCAACTCAGCAGCGACAGCAGCAGTAAACCAATTATAAAGGCTCTGAGGAGGGGAGTCAGAGTAATTGAACTGGATTTGTGGCCAAATTCGGAGAAAAATGATGTAGAAGTTTGCCATGGAGG GACACTGACTGCTCCGGTAGATCTCAACAAATGCTTGCACGCAATTAGGGACAATGCGTTTGATGCTTCTGAATATCCTGTTGTTATAACTTTTGAAGACCATTTACCTCCAAACCTTCAGGATAAAGTGGCCAAG ATGGTGACAAAAACATTTGGAACTATGCTATATCGCCCTGAATCAGAAAATCTAGAGGAATTTCCTTCACCAAATTCATTGAAGAGAAAGATTCTGATTTCAACCAAACCCCCAAAAGAGTACCTTCAAACTCAGGATTCAAAGGGAAAAGGGAACGCGCAAATGTTGAAAACTTCATCAAAGAAAGAAGTTGCTCAGACTGAGAGGTTATATTCCAGGACTGGATCTGATACAATCGATGAG GGCCAGGTAGATGAAGGAGAATtgattgaagaagaagatgaggaGAACGCTGTTCCTGAGTATACGAACTTGATTGCCATTCATGCAACGAAGCTGAAAGATGGACTAGCAAAGGTGCTTGGCAGTGATCAGAGCAAAGCTAAACGTCTTAGCATGAGTGAGCAACAGCTTGAAAATGCTATAAATATACACGGATCTGAAATTGTCAG ATTCACTCAGAGGAATTTGTTGAGGATATATCCTAAGGGGACACGCATCCTATCAACTAACTACGATCCCCATGTTGGGTGGGGGTATGGAGCTCAAATGGTCGCATTTAATATGCAG GGAACTGGAAAGTACCTTTGGATTATGCAAGGAATGTTTAGAGCCAATGGTGGCTGCGGTTATGTGAAAAAACCCGAGTTTCTACTAAAAGATGGTCTACAGAGTGATGTTTTTTATCCCAATGAACCTTCGCACGTTCAAACACATTTGAAG GTTAAAATCTACCAGGGTGAAGGCTGGCATTTAGATTTTGGCCGCACAGCTTTTGATCAGTGTTCTCCACCAGATTTCTTTATAAAA CTTGGAATTGCCGGAGTACCAGCCGATAGagataaaagggaaaaatcaCGAGTAGTTGTGGATCAATGGGCACCGGTGTGGAATGAGGAGTTTACTTTCCCTCTTGCCGTTCCTGAACTGGCAGTGCTTCGCATTGAAGTCTTCGATTATGACCAGGccaaaaaaaatgactttGCAGGCCAAACATGTTTGCCAGTTTCAGAATTGAAAAGTGGGATCAGAGCAGTTCCATTACATAATGGAAAGGGAGCCCAATACAGGCATACCAGGCTTCTTATGAGATTTCAATTTGACTGA
- the LOC102623379 gene encoding putative serine/threonine-protein kinase-like protein CCR3, producing the protein MKTTSSCLTIIIFTIITIISSLQTFVNSLGSASTAAIIYKTSTVCGIIAGESIQRIQCYQNGSTIPVLPNASFQAISGGQNYFCGLRSGGFSLHCWDTNDLTNFSFQPKRLHFRKAVQLTDVSVGGDQVCAREVNSGVVKCWRGTKVKDKGQLFSFSSPGEDLKFSTITSGRGFTCGILRSNSEVFCWGDSGIADEIQRGFKNLSMVSLVAGESHACGLSRNGALVCKGSNDSGQLNVPFSSAFEFSGGLALGANFTCAIRQRSGLVACWGGTNRFEFDSDVIQDVSFESIVAGLDFVCGLTTRNLSMICWGPGWSNKPHLERGLPLPLGQVLPGPCVESSCITCGVYPNSESLCVGSGNVCNPCQIELPLAVPLPPLKRPPSPDLQPTSPKKDEKKISLASVVVGSAGCFAGICTVGYCFWAGFLHKRINSVQPSSANTSSDSNVDSASMANDGSNLPPLRSFSTRQQSSRTFGRQRSGSSSFSVKADNFTLSELAAATNNFSLENKVGIGSFGTVYKGKLMDGREVAVKREESCPKTNKLREKESAFDSELALLSRVHHKHLVGLVGFCQEKDERLLVYEYMSNGALHDHLHNKKNTEKNSSIVNSWKMRIRIALDAARGIDYLHNYAVPSIIHRDIKSSNILLDVNWTARVSDFGLSLLGSECDQEFISTKAVGTVGYIDPEYYVMNVLTAKTDIYGLGVVLLELLTGKKAVFKNEDGSGPLDVVEFAVSQILAGQLHCVLDKRVGPPELNEAEAVELLATTAIHCVNLEGKERPNITDIVANLERALAICQDCSCTDSFSTTTFSSRY; encoded by the coding sequence atgaaaacaaCATCCTCTTGTCTAACCATTATCATATTCAcaatcatcaccatcatctcATCACTACAAACATTTGTCAACAGCTTAGGCTCAGCCTCTACAGCTGCCATCATATACAAAACCAGCACAGTTTGCGGAATCATAGCTGGTGAATCCATTCAAAGAATCCAATGCTACCAAAACGGAAGCACAATTCCAGTTTTACCAAATGCATCTTTCCAGGCCATCTCTGGTGGCCAAAACTACTTTTGTGGCCTCAGGTCTGGTGGGTTCAGCTTGCATTGCTGGGATACGAATGATTTAACAAACTTTAGCTTTCAACCAAAACGTTTGCATTTCAGAAAAGCGGTTCAGTTAACAGACGTAAGCGTCGGCGGTGATCAGGTTTGCGCTAGAGAAGTCAACTCTGGTGTTGTCAAGTGCTGGCGAGGCACTAAAGTTAAAGACAAAGGGCagctattttcattttcttcaccCGGGGAGGATTTGAAGTTTAGTACCATCACATCAGGAAGAGGATTCACATGTGGGATTTTGAGGAGTAATAGTGAAGTTTTTTGTTGGGGTGATAGCGGGATTGCAGATGAGATTCAAAGAGGGTTTAAGAACTTGTCAATGGTAAGTTTGGTTGCTGGAGAGTCTCATGCTTGTGGGTTGTCTAGGAATGGAGCTTTGGTTTGTAAAGGGAGTAATGATTCAGGCCAGCTGAATGTTCCTTTCAGTTCAGCTTTTGAGTTTTCGGGTGGTCTTGCATTGGGAGCGAACTTTACCTGTGCTATAAGGCAAAGAAGTGGGTTGGTTGCATGCTGGGGAGGAACAAACAGGTTTGAATTCGATAGTGATGTGATTCAAGATGTTTCATTTGAGTCCATTGTTGCTGGTTTAGATTTTGTATGTGGGTTAACGACAAGGAATTTGTCAATGATTTGCTGGGGACCTGGGTGGTCTAATAAGCCCCATTTAGAAAGAGGTCTTCCTCTTCCACTGGGACAAGTACTTCCGGGGCCTTGTGTTGAAAGTTCATGTATCACTTGTGGTGTGTATCCGAATTCTGAGTCCTTGTGTGTTGGCTCGGGGAATGTTTGCAATCCATGCCAGATTGAGCTCCCCCTTGCAGTGCCATTGCCACCGTTAAAAAGACCACCATCACCAGATCTACAGCCAACTTCTCCAAAAAAGGACGAGAAAAAGATTTCCTTGGCGTCTGTTGTTGTTGGGTCAGCTGGCTGTTTTGCTGGTATTTGTACTGTTGGCTATTGCTTTTGGGCTGGTTTCTTGCACAAGAGAATCAACTCTGTGCAACCATCAAGTGCCAACACAAGTTCTGATTCCAACGTGGATTCTGCTTCTATGGCTAATGATGGGTCCAATTTGCCACCTTTAAGGTCATTTTCCACTAGGCAGCAGAGCTCAAGAACATTTGGACGCCAGAGAAGTGGATCATCATCATTCTCTGTAAAGGCTGATAATTTTACATTATCAGAACTTGCTGCTGCTACAAACAACTTCTCACTGGAGAACAAGGTTGGTATTGGAAGTTTCGGGACGGTTTACAAAGGAAAGCTCATGGATGGTCGCGAAGTGGCTGTTAAGAGAGAAGAAAGTTGTCCAAAGACAAACAAGTTGCGGGAGAAAGAAAGTGCATTTGATTCTGAATTAGCATTGTTATCGCGGGTTCATCATAAGCATTTGGTTGGACTTGTGGGATTCTGCCAAGAAAAGGATGAAAGACTTTTAGTTTACGAGTACATGAGCAATGGGGCACTTCATGATCATCTgcataacaagaaaaataccgAAAAGAACAGCAGCATTGTGAATTCATGGAAAATGAGGATCAGAATTGCTTTAGATGCGGCTAGAGGGATTGATTATCTTCATAATTATGCAGTGCCTTCAATAATTCATAGAGACATAAAGTCCTCAAACATACTTTTGGATGTAAACTGGACTGCCAGAGTATCGGATTTTGGATTATCACTGTTGGGGTCAGAATGTGATCAAGAGTTTATCTCAACCAAGGCAGTTGGAACAGTTGGATACATTGATCCTGAGTACTATGTGATGAATGTATTAACAGCAAAAACTGATATCTACGGCTTAGGGGTTGTGTTACTGGAACTTTTGACAGGAAAGAAAGCTGTGTTTAAAAATGAAGACGGTTCAGGACCACTGGATGTGGTGGAGTTTGCAGTGTCACAAATATTAGCGGGGCAGCTACATTGTGTCTTGGATAAAAGGGTAGGGCCACCGGAGCTTAACGAAGCCGAGGCAGTGGAGCTTCTGGCCACCACCGCAATTCATTGTGTTAACTTGGAGGGCAAGGAAAGGCCTAATATCACTGACATTGTTGCTAATTTGGAGAGGGCACTAGCTATTTGTCAGGACTGTAGTTGTACCGATAGTTTCTCTACAACTACTTTCTCAAGTCGCTATTGA
- the LOC102620567 gene encoding uncharacterized protein LOC102620567 has product MSKGKEKVVEIDDDELSFLPGLLTDPAFDPGIPLEPIRFRVGTSARRMSPQTTSTSGSNGEEGPSDSEDTLSENGEGDSGEVSPSGTSRPEERGTVGGRALSCDYAIDYMTCTTLFDELNDLRLRYSIPGEIPLKVPGKKDAPNRPPRGYVTLFLESFKYGLRCPLQPYFARILNGLNLAPGQLNPNGWRVLSGLFILWDRCCQSEPTVDEVKHLYQLKSSPKDAGWYYFQSSTKSRKPITDLPTGGGGAWKRKFFFAGGPWGQVAQIDGKDCRVPPRFTVPVSWGVHFPLEPDQLKRVEAVLANSCSSRELLTTYNLLESRLILPGHRMEDAVIGALT; this is encoded by the exons ATGTCGAAGGGTAAGGAGAAAGTCGTTGAGATTGATGACGACGAACTAAGTTTCCTGCCCGGTCTGCTCACTGATCCTGCTTTTGACCCCGGGATCCCCTTAGAACCCATCCGATTTAGAGTCGGGACTAGTGCTAGGAGGATGTCCCCCCAAACAACTTCCACGAGCGGAAGCAATGGCGAGGAGGGACCTTCTGACTCTGAGGACACCTTAAGTGAGAATGGGGAAGGTGACTCTGGTGAGGTGTCTCCATCTGGAACATCACGACCAGAAGAACGGGGTACAGTAGGAGGCAGAGCCTTGTCGTGCGATTATGCCATTGATTACATGACGTGCACGACCTTGTTTGATGAGCTCAATGACCTCCGGCTTAGGTATAGCATTCCTGGTGAGATACCTCTCAAGGTCCCAGGAAAGAAGGATGCTCCCAACCGGCCTCCTAGGGGATACGTTACCCTGTTTCTAGAGAGCTTTAAGTACGGGCTGAGGTGTCCCTTGCAACCCTACTTTGCCCGGATACTTAACGGGCTAAATCTAGCTCCTGGTCAGCTGAATCCCAACGGGTGGAGAGTgctctctggtctgttcatcttgtgggacagatgttgccaaagcgagcccacggttgatgaggtgaagcacCTGTACCAGCTAAAGAGCAGCCCCAAAGATGCCGGCTGGTACTACTTCCAATCTAGCACCAAGAGCCGGAAACCCATAACCGATCTTCCGACCGGTGGTGGTGGGGcttggaagaggaaattcttttttgctgggggtccTTGGGGTCAAGTTGCACAAATAGACGGGAAGGATTGTCGCGTCCCACCCCGTTTCACggtcccag TTTCTTGGGGTGTCCACTTCCCGCTTGAACCTGACCAGCTCAAACGGGTCGAGGCTGTACTAGCCAATTCCTGCTCGAGCCGAGAATTGTTAACTACATACAACTTGCTCGAGTCTCGCTTGATACTTCCTGGCCATAGGATGGAGGACGCAGTGATTGGGGCTCTGACCTGA
- the LOC102624539 gene encoding phosphoinositide phospholipase C 2-like isoform X1 → MSKQAFQICFFFKRIFKLRVAEPPEEIKQLFDQFSENGTMSVDNLLKFMIDYQKEETAKKEDAQEIFNSLKHLNIFQRKGLHFDAFFRYLYGDHNLPIPNKVHHDMDSPLAHYFLYTGHNSYLTGNQLSSDSSSKPIIKALRRGVRVIELDLWPNSEKNDVEVCHGGTLTAPVDLNKCLHAIRDNAFDASEYPVVITFEDHLPPNLQDKVAKMVTKTFGTMLYRPESENLEEFPSPNSLKRKILISTKPPKEYLQTQDSKGKGNAQMLKTSSKKEVAQTERLYSRTGSDTIDEQGQVDEGELIEEEDEENAVPEYTNLIAIHATKLKDGLAKVLGSDQSKAKRLSMSEQQLENAINIHGSEIVRFTQRNLLRIYPKGTRILSTNYDPHVGWGYGAQMVAFNMQGTGKYLWIMQGMFRANGGCGYVKKPEFLLKDGLQSDVFYPNEPSHVQTHLKVKIYQGEGWHLDFGRTAFDQCSPPDFFIKLGIAGVPADRDKREKSRVVVDQWAPVWNEEFTFPLAVPELAVLRIEVFDYDQAKKNDFAGQTCLPVSELKSGIRAVPLHNGKGAQYRHTRLLMRFQFD, encoded by the exons ATGTCGAAGCAGGCTTTCCAAATCTGCTTCTTCTTCAAGAGAATATTCAAGCTCAGGGTGGCAGAACCTCCAGAAGAAATCAAGCAACTCTTTGATCAGTTCTCAGAAAATGGCACCATGAGTGTTGACAACTTGCTGAAGTTTATGATTGACTATCAAAAAGAGGAGACTGCCAAGAAAGAAGATGCACAAGAAATCTTCAATAGTCTCAAGCACCTCAACATCTTCCAGCGAAAAGGACTCCATTTCGATGCCTTCTTTCGATATCTCTATGGTGACCATAATCTTCCAATCCCTAATAAG GTGCACCACGATATGGATTCTCCGTTGGCACATTATTTCTTATACACAGGCCATAACTCATACTTAACTGGAAATCAACTCAGCAGCGACAGCAGCAGTAAACCAATTATAAAGGCTCTGAGGAGGGGAGTCAGAGTAATTGAACTGGATTTGTGGCCAAATTCGGAGAAAAATGATGTAGAAGTTTGCCATGGAGG GACACTGACTGCTCCGGTAGATCTCAACAAATGCTTGCACGCAATTAGGGACAATGCGTTTGATGCTTCTGAATATCCTGTTGTTATAACTTTTGAAGACCATTTACCTCCAAACCTTCAGGATAAAGTGGCCAAG ATGGTGACAAAAACATTTGGAACTATGCTATATCGCCCTGAATCAGAAAATCTAGAGGAATTTCCTTCACCAAATTCATTGAAGAGAAAGATTCTGATTTCAACCAAACCCCCAAAAGAGTACCTTCAAACTCAGGATTCAAAGGGAAAAGGGAACGCGCAAATGTTGAAAACTTCATCAAAGAAAGAAGTTGCTCAGACTGAGAGGTTATATTCCAGGACTGGATCTGATACAATCGATGAG CAGGGCCAGGTAGATGAAGGAGAATtgattgaagaagaagatgaggaGAACGCTGTTCCTGAGTATACGAACTTGATTGCCATTCATGCAACGAAGCTGAAAGATGGACTAGCAAAGGTGCTTGGCAGTGATCAGAGCAAAGCTAAACGTCTTAGCATGAGTGAGCAACAGCTTGAAAATGCTATAAATATACACGGATCTGAAATTGTCAG ATTCACTCAGAGGAATTTGTTGAGGATATATCCTAAGGGGACACGCATCCTATCAACTAACTACGATCCCCATGTTGGGTGGGGGTATGGAGCTCAAATGGTCGCATTTAATATGCAG GGAACTGGAAAGTACCTTTGGATTATGCAAGGAATGTTTAGAGCCAATGGTGGCTGCGGTTATGTGAAAAAACCCGAGTTTCTACTAAAAGATGGTCTACAGAGTGATGTTTTTTATCCCAATGAACCTTCGCACGTTCAAACACATTTGAAG GTTAAAATCTACCAGGGTGAAGGCTGGCATTTAGATTTTGGCCGCACAGCTTTTGATCAGTGTTCTCCACCAGATTTCTTTATAAAA CTTGGAATTGCCGGAGTACCAGCCGATAGagataaaagggaaaaatcaCGAGTAGTTGTGGATCAATGGGCACCGGTGTGGAATGAGGAGTTTACTTTCCCTCTTGCCGTTCCTGAACTGGCAGTGCTTCGCATTGAAGTCTTCGATTATGACCAGGccaaaaaaaatgactttGCAGGCCAAACATGTTTGCCAGTTTCAGAATTGAAAAGTGGGATCAGAGCAGTTCCATTACATAATGGAAAGGGAGCCCAATACAGGCATACCAGGCTTCTTATGAGATTTCAATTTGACTGA